A genomic stretch from Petrimonas mucosa includes:
- a CDS encoding glycerophosphodiester phosphodiesterase: MKNFLVALLVISLSHSVKAQVEYSSHRGSSLHAPENTKASVKLAWDQGADAVEIDVRLSKDNRLMVIHDSNTKRTSGKEYIVEETISDTLRLLDVGSFKGEQYRNEHIPFFEEIVEMVPPSKTLYIELKCGVEGLPFLKRVIEKSSTEGQLAIICFDFDVIVAAKKMFPNHSCHYLIGKEDNLKENIKRAAESNIDAIDMKYSLINREIVDFVHSLAMGIYAWTVDNPDDAKKLLDLKVDGIETNCVPCLKEALKKL; the protein is encoded by the coding sequence ATGAAAAATTTTCTTGTCGCATTGCTTGTTATCAGCTTAAGCCATAGCGTAAAGGCCCAGGTGGAGTATAGTTCTCACAGGGGATCATCACTCCATGCCCCGGAAAACACGAAGGCATCAGTAAAACTTGCCTGGGACCAGGGAGCTGATGCAGTTGAAATTGATGTGCGCCTGTCGAAAGACAATCGTCTCATGGTTATCCATGACTCCAATACAAAAAGGACCTCCGGAAAAGAGTACATTGTTGAAGAGACTATCTCCGATACATTGAGACTATTGGATGTTGGCAGTTTCAAAGGCGAACAGTACAGGAATGAACATATTCCGTTCTTTGAAGAGATTGTTGAAATGGTGCCCCCATCAAAAACATTATATATTGAACTGAAATGTGGCGTGGAGGGGTTACCCTTTTTGAAACGGGTGATTGAAAAGAGTTCCACGGAAGGTCAACTGGCAATCATCTGTTTTGATTTTGATGTGATAGTTGCAGCAAAGAAAATGTTCCCGAACCACAGCTGTCATTACCTAATCGGCAAAGAGGATAACTTGAAGGAGAATATTAAAAGAGCCGCAGAGAGCAATATTGACGCCATTGACATGAAATACTCCCTGATCAATCGGGAGATTGTTGACTTTGTTCACAGCCTGGCAATGGGAATCTATGCCTGGACAGTTGATAACCCTGATGATGCAAAAAAATTGCTCGATCTTAAAGTGGACGGTATTGAAACAAACTGTGTCCCTTGTCTGAAAGAGGCGTTGAAAAAACTGTAG
- a CDS encoding alpha/beta hydrolase family esterase: MKVFAKSIAARSALCSLLLFVVTVGTTRADNTPEYTMKCGGLERTYRLHIPDNLPENAPLVIVLHGYGGPDPGIFNKTADRHQFAVCYPQGEKDGRGKMCWNVGYPFQHDMTIDDVEFLTQLVRHLQHKHGFSRHNAFCVGMSNGGEMCYQLAAQRPELFAAVAPVAGLMLNWLYKSDTSTHPVSLIEIHGTEDRTSEWLGDPENKGGWGEYLPVPLAVHFCAAKNRCTVMQTDTITGKAPNNRKIIKHRFSGGTNGSEVWLYEIVGGGHTWGRDDMDTNEEIWKFFSRFIKP, from the coding sequence ATGAAAGTATTTGCTAAATCCATCGCAGCAAGAAGCGCACTGTGCAGCCTTCTTTTATTTGTCGTAACAGTCGGCACTACAAGAGCCGACAACACCCCCGAATACACCATGAAGTGTGGTGGGCTGGAACGCACTTATCGGTTGCATATTCCCGATAATCTACCGGAGAATGCTCCGCTGGTTATTGTGTTGCACGGTTACGGGGGACCGGACCCGGGAATTTTTAACAAGACGGCAGACCGTCACCAGTTTGCCGTCTGTTATCCTCAGGGAGAGAAAGACGGTAGAGGCAAAATGTGCTGGAACGTTGGTTACCCTTTCCAGCACGACATGACGATTGATGACGTGGAATTCTTGACCCAACTGGTACGTCATTTACAACACAAACATGGTTTCAGTCGCCACAATGCATTTTGTGTAGGCATGTCAAACGGTGGAGAGATGTGTTATCAGTTGGCAGCACAACGCCCTGAACTGTTTGCAGCCGTAGCACCTGTCGCAGGTCTCATGCTAAACTGGCTCTACAAATCCGACACCTCCACTCACCCTGTTTCACTTATTGAGATCCATGGTACTGAAGACAGGACTTCAGAATGGCTGGGCGATCCAGAAAATAAAGGGGGATGGGGCGAATATCTTCCCGTGCCGCTTGCCGTACACTTTTGTGCGGCAAAGAATCGCTGCACAGTCATGCAAACCGACACCATAACCGGAAAAGCACCAAACAACCGGAAGATTATCAAACACCGGTTTTCCGGCGGCACTAACGGCAGTGAAGTGTGGCTGTATGAGATTGTCGGAGGCGGACATACATGGGGCAGGGATGACATGGACACCAACGAAGAGATATGGAAATTCTTCAGCCGGTTTATCAAGCCATAA
- a CDS encoding GH92 family glycosyl hydrolase produces MKHPSLGIVICCLLISSCIHKNTSHTELGPLTSHVDPYIGTAGFGNVFLAANVPFGHVQVGPTQHSRPPRGGEWCSGYNYSDSIVIGFGHLHLSGTGIGDLGDISLMPVLDEREREVLFSHDDELVKPGYYSVVLGKSGIRAEMTATMRTGFHRYTFPTGVDTGKVVLNLRQGIGFDRMTDCCLLQENDTVVSGYRFSTGWAQDQKVFYSALFSLPILNKKMVNDTICILSFDLQDHQSLQIKVGLSAVSVENAKLNMERENRGWDFNGVVAEADQLWEKELSKIRITTNDEKASTIFYSSLFHTMVAPAVFCDVNGDYRGADGQIYRNADFVNYSVLSLWDTYRAVHPLATLIHPERQKDFAVTMLKIFEQTGRLPLWHLMGNETFCMSGNPSFPVITDIALKGFDVDKEAIYNAIKASALLQERGQPLLDEYGFIPYDKESIHSVAQCLDFAVTDASGAQLANLLGKEEDYTFFLKRSLSYQKHFDPATGFMRAITTEGKFREPFDPCLAPQGAGSDYTEGNAWQWTWHVQHDAHGLIELFGGEQQFVKKLDSIFIIEGGFGVPNTINEGGVIGQYYHGNEPSHHIIYLYNYAGEPWKAAHHLREVMAKLYAATPRGICGNEDAGQLSAWYVLSSIGLYQVEPSGGKFIIGTPLFDKVTMNVGGGKEFRLIAHNNSSENIYIQSARLNGKPYTKSYIHFKDINQGGTLELEMGNIPSRTFGTAKEDRP; encoded by the coding sequence ATGAAGCATCCATCTCTTGGCATTGTGATCTGTTGCTTACTGATATCATCCTGCATACATAAGAACACCTCACACACTGAATTGGGCCCCCTGACCAGCCATGTAGACCCTTATATCGGAACTGCCGGATTTGGGAATGTCTTCCTGGCAGCAAATGTGCCTTTCGGCCATGTGCAGGTTGGACCTACACAACACTCACGTCCTCCACGTGGCGGAGAGTGGTGTTCCGGATACAATTACTCCGATTCGATAGTGATAGGTTTCGGACATTTACATTTGAGCGGAACGGGAATTGGAGATTTGGGAGATATATCGCTCATGCCGGTATTGGATGAAAGAGAGCGTGAAGTGCTTTTCTCTCACGACGATGAGTTGGTCAAGCCAGGCTACTATTCTGTCGTTTTAGGGAAGAGCGGTATCCGGGCAGAGATGACGGCAACAATGCGTACCGGTTTTCATCGTTATACCTTCCCGACAGGTGTGGATACCGGCAAAGTAGTCTTGAATTTACGACAAGGGATCGGTTTTGATAGAATGACAGATTGTTGCCTGTTGCAGGAGAACGATACGGTAGTTTCCGGCTACCGGTTCTCGACAGGATGGGCTCAAGATCAAAAGGTATTCTATTCTGCCCTGTTTTCACTGCCCATCCTTAATAAAAAGATGGTAAACGACACCATTTGCATTCTCTCTTTTGACCTCCAAGATCATCAGAGCCTGCAAATTAAAGTTGGGCTATCTGCAGTAAGCGTGGAAAACGCCAAATTGAACATGGAGCGGGAAAATCGTGGTTGGGATTTCAATGGAGTTGTTGCTGAGGCAGATCAGCTGTGGGAAAAAGAGCTAAGCAAAATAAGAATCACCACCAATGATGAAAAGGCAAGTACGATATTCTATTCATCCCTCTTCCATACCATGGTCGCCCCTGCGGTATTCTGCGACGTGAATGGAGATTACCGGGGGGCTGACGGTCAAATCTACCGGAATGCAGATTTCGTGAACTATTCGGTACTCTCTCTTTGGGACACGTACCGGGCTGTTCATCCCCTGGCAACATTGATACATCCTGAGCGACAAAAAGATTTTGCTGTCACGATGTTGAAAATCTTCGAACAAACCGGCAGGTTACCCTTATGGCACCTTATGGGTAATGAGACATTCTGCATGTCCGGGAATCCCTCTTTTCCAGTAATTACCGATATTGCATTGAAAGGCTTTGATGTGGACAAGGAGGCAATCTATAATGCAATCAAGGCTTCGGCATTACTCCAGGAACGAGGACAACCTCTCCTGGATGAATATGGTTTTATTCCTTACGATAAAGAGAGTATTCATTCTGTTGCCCAATGTCTGGATTTCGCCGTGACCGATGCCAGTGGTGCACAACTGGCCAACCTACTTGGGAAAGAAGAAGATTACACCTTTTTTCTTAAGAGGAGCCTCTCTTATCAAAAGCATTTCGACCCGGCCACCGGCTTTATGAGAGCCATAACAACCGAGGGGAAATTCAGGGAACCCTTCGATCCTTGCCTGGCTCCGCAGGGGGCAGGCAGCGACTATACCGAAGGCAACGCCTGGCAGTGGACATGGCATGTACAGCACGATGCGCATGGATTGATCGAACTATTTGGCGGTGAACAGCAGTTTGTGAAAAAACTGGATTCAATCTTTATCATCGAAGGGGGGTTCGGAGTACCGAATACCATCAATGAAGGGGGTGTCATCGGACAATATTATCACGGTAACGAACCGAGTCATCATATCATCTACCTCTATAATTACGCTGGGGAGCCCTGGAAGGCAGCGCATCACCTGCGTGAAGTCATGGCTAAGCTGTATGCAGCCACTCCCCGGGGGATCTGTGGCAACGAGGATGCAGGACAGTTATCGGCCTGGTATGTGTTATCATCCATCGGCCTTTACCAGGTCGAGCCGTCGGGAGGAAAATTCATCATCGGCACACCACTTTTTGACAAAGTAACCATGAATGTGGGAGGGGGAAAGGAGTTCAGGCTGATTGCTCATAATAACAGCAGTGAGAACATCTATATCCAATCGGCCCGATTAAACGGCAAGCCCTATACAAAATCTTATATCCATTTCAAGGATATCAATCAAGGGGGAACATTGGAATTGGAGATGGGCAACATTCCGTCGCGTACATTTGGAACAGCAAAAGAAGATCGGCCATAA
- a CDS encoding rhamnogalacturonan lyase family protein — protein MSCADKTSSLRHESGDLQKEYLDRGLIALTRSDTSIYIGWRLLEDDPSDVAFNLYRKMVGSVEPNDYVKVNDQPITHSTNYIDRGCEYHGPAAEMPKLFEAHLYKLTRIINGKEEEIPGGEVYVFFNQGNNNSRSILLENPNVGVIKIGIGDLDGDGAYDFVVLRDAMVHVDPGTCIGCWQRSRDTYKLEAYSSKGEFMWRYDMGWAIETGVWFAPFMVFDLDGDGKAEVYTKAGEEDPREPDGRVISGPEYLVKLDGETGKIVKKREWLPRNIEIGRSYDWTSRNFLGLAYLDGKKPSLLMQRGTYGHIRVEAMDMELKTEWYWESSEMNRRYWGQGGHRMAIADIDEDGKDEVVPGTFALDHDGTALWGIGLNHNDCAVIADIDPERLGLEIFFNIETGAEKNGVCLVDAATGEIIWGYDQPTNHIHDRATVGDYDPTKVGMECYTQPDRGDTRPFFYSSKGERLPDPARMDNALPLWWDADETKELWHNGRLFKFNGDTLERDIQGGLIADIYGDWREEIIVGLPGEIRIYSTTIPASTKKVCLMQNHQYRMDVASFSVGYPVYPQLGLDGNSKSRTFALNRQEIPEWGDKLMDYAIKQYHPAETYHWDWSQATLLRSIVDRWENNIQKETMLAYIRKAMDVNMERASGIHPNALASGFGIAFLARVTGEDQYREKAFDLYNQYLKIPRSSNGGVSHRDNVIELWDDTVYMIGLFLIEMYRLTGDENFLREVALQLRTHAEKLEDPSTGLWYHGWDNDDIAFDDKCCMPGWADNPKRRNNEFWGRGNGWVAMTLANTLRVMPESMPEKRELKAKFDKMMQTLSKLQDEKTGHWYQLPIYPGEKGNFIESSSTVMFAYAMALGVTEGILDADRYFPLIENTFRGIEKYSLKDTGAFLTVTNVCYGTCIGDKSYYYARKVIDGTEYALGSAVMFYDQYTKLKNEFLTKRK, from the coding sequence ATGAGTTGTGCAGACAAAACGTCATCGCTTCGCCACGAAAGCGGTGATCTGCAGAAGGAGTATCTCGACCGGGGTTTGATAGCCCTTACGCGCAGTGATACTTCGATCTATATCGGATGGCGCTTGCTGGAGGATGATCCATCAGATGTTGCCTTCAATCTGTACCGTAAAATGGTTGGATCAGTTGAACCCAACGATTACGTAAAAGTCAACGATCAACCTATTACCCACTCAACAAACTATATAGACAGGGGATGCGAATATCACGGACCAGCTGCGGAGATGCCTAAATTATTTGAAGCACACCTGTACAAACTTACCAGGATTATAAATGGAAAAGAAGAAGAGATTCCAGGAGGGGAAGTATATGTTTTCTTCAATCAGGGCAACAACAACTCGCGTTCAATCCTTCTGGAGAATCCGAACGTTGGGGTTATAAAAATTGGCATCGGTGATCTGGACGGTGACGGGGCGTACGATTTTGTGGTGCTTCGTGATGCCATGGTACATGTTGATCCGGGAACATGTATCGGGTGTTGGCAAAGAAGCCGGGATACCTACAAACTGGAAGCATACAGTTCAAAGGGAGAGTTTATGTGGCGATATGATATGGGTTGGGCCATAGAGACAGGCGTATGGTTTGCTCCATTCATGGTATTCGACCTCGACGGTGATGGAAAAGCGGAAGTGTATACGAAGGCGGGAGAAGAAGACCCTCGTGAACCTGATGGTCGGGTCATTTCTGGCCCGGAATACCTGGTCAAGCTTGATGGCGAGACGGGGAAAATAGTGAAAAAAAGAGAGTGGTTACCACGAAATATTGAAATCGGAAGAAGTTACGACTGGACAAGTCGAAATTTTCTGGGTTTGGCTTACCTGGATGGGAAAAAACCCAGCCTGCTGATGCAACGGGGAACTTACGGTCACATCAGGGTAGAAGCGATGGATATGGAGCTGAAAACGGAATGGTACTGGGAAAGCTCGGAGATGAACAGGCGATACTGGGGACAGGGTGGTCATCGAATGGCCATAGCAGATATTGATGAAGACGGAAAAGACGAAGTAGTGCCCGGTACTTTTGCACTCGATCATGACGGTACAGCCCTATGGGGAATTGGATTGAACCATAACGACTGTGCAGTGATTGCCGATATCGACCCCGAACGTCTCGGTCTGGAGATCTTCTTCAATATCGAGACAGGTGCCGAGAAAAATGGTGTCTGCCTAGTGGATGCTGCCACTGGCGAAATTATCTGGGGCTATGATCAACCTACCAATCACATTCATGACCGTGCAACCGTGGGAGATTATGACCCCACGAAGGTTGGAATGGAATGCTATACCCAACCCGACCGCGGGGATACCCGACCCTTCTTTTACTCAAGTAAAGGTGAACGGTTGCCCGATCCTGCAAGAATGGATAATGCATTGCCTCTATGGTGGGATGCCGATGAAACAAAGGAATTATGGCATAACGGGAGACTCTTCAAGTTTAATGGAGATACACTTGAAAGGGATATTCAAGGCGGACTGATAGCCGACATATATGGTGACTGGAGGGAAGAGATTATCGTTGGACTACCAGGTGAAATACGCATATACTCAACTACGATCCCCGCCAGCACTAAAAAGGTCTGCCTGATGCAAAACCACCAATATCGAATGGATGTAGCATCCTTCTCCGTGGGGTATCCAGTCTATCCTCAACTGGGACTGGATGGGAATTCCAAAAGCAGAACCTTCGCTTTAAACCGACAGGAGATTCCCGAGTGGGGCGATAAGCTCATGGATTATGCAATCAAGCAGTATCACCCGGCAGAGACATATCACTGGGACTGGTCTCAAGCAACCCTTTTGCGGTCGATTGTCGACCGTTGGGAAAACAACATCCAAAAAGAGACCATGCTGGCTTATATCCGTAAGGCAATGGATGTCAATATGGAGAGAGCCTCCGGCATCCACCCCAATGCGCTTGCCTCGGGATTCGGGATAGCCTTTTTGGCACGTGTTACAGGGGAAGATCAATATAGGGAGAAAGCATTCGACCTGTACAATCAATACCTCAAAATCCCAAGATCGTCTAACGGTGGCGTTTCGCACAGAGATAACGTGATTGAGCTGTGGGACGACACGGTCTACATGATCGGCCTTTTTCTTATAGAGATGTACCGTTTGACGGGAGATGAGAACTTTTTAAGAGAGGTAGCCTTGCAATTGAGAACACACGCCGAAAAACTTGAGGATCCCTCTACCGGATTATGGTACCATGGATGGGACAATGACGATATTGCTTTCGACGACAAATGCTGCATGCCAGGATGGGCAGATAATCCCAAAAGGCGGAACAATGAATTCTGGGGTCGGGGCAACGGATGGGTAGCCATGACCTTGGCCAATACCTTGCGGGTAATGCCGGAGAGCATGCCGGAGAAGAGAGAGCTTAAAGCTAAATTTGACAAGATGATGCAGACGCTCTCCAAACTTCAGGATGAAAAAACTGGCCATTGGTACCAATTACCCATCTATCCAGGTGAAAAAGGCAATTTTATCGAAAGCTCTTCCACAGTAATGTTTGCCTATGCAATGGCTTTAGGAGTTACAGAAGGAATTCTGGACGCCGATAGATACTTCCCCCTAATTGAAAACACATTCAGGGGGATAGAGAAATACAGTTTAAAAGATACAGGAGCATTCCTGACCGTTACGAACGTTTGTTATGGTACATGTATAGGTGACAAGAGTTATTACTATGCGCGGAAAGTGATAGATGGGACGGAATATGCACTGGGTTCCGCAGTCATGTTCTACGATCAATATACCAAATTGAAGAATGAATTTCTAACAAAAAGAAAATGA
- a CDS encoding transposase, producing the protein MTEEQKKRYEQTLSLCKRAVNQQKNDKDKIYSLHKPFTRCIAKGKAHKQYEFGNKVGMITTGRKGRKIITAVKAFLGNPYDGDTIEPLLEQMEENKLKLPKELIYDRGGKGRKQIKDVSIITPGKPKVKDTPCQKRQKRNKCRARAAIEPIFGHLKKDFRMEQNYLWAEKGIQINAYLAATAWNLKKMMEKLKEKFLYFIFRWFFHQDKIYFSA; encoded by the coding sequence ATGACAGAGGAACAAAAGAAACGATACGAACAGACGCTTTCACTCTGCAAGCGTGCAGTGAATCAACAGAAAAACGACAAGGATAAAATCTACAGTCTGCATAAACCCTTTACCCGCTGTATTGCCAAGGGAAAGGCACACAAGCAGTATGAGTTCGGCAATAAAGTGGGGATGATCACCACGGGCAGAAAAGGGCGGAAAATCATCACGGCGGTAAAAGCATTTTTGGGAAACCCATACGACGGCGACACCATAGAACCGTTACTCGAACAGATGGAAGAGAATAAGTTGAAACTACCCAAAGAACTCATTTATGACCGTGGCGGGAAAGGACGAAAGCAGATAAAAGACGTAAGCATTATTACACCCGGCAAGCCCAAAGTCAAAGACACCCCTTGTCAAAAACGGCAGAAACGGAACAAATGCAGAGCCAGAGCGGCAATTGAACCTATTTTCGGACATCTTAAAAAGGATTTCCGTATGGAACAGAATTACTTGTGGGCTGAAAAAGGCATACAAATCAACGCATACCTGGCAGCTACGGCTTGGAACTTGAAGAAAATGATGGAAAAGTTGAAAGAAAAATTTTTATATTTTATTTTCCGATGGTTTTTCCACCAAGATAAAATATATTTTTCAGCTTAA
- a CDS encoding transposase → MLGKLPEKGQRDLFRPMLKDFIDMGHELVLLADKIDWSYFEEEFTPLYSQRGAPSVPIRLMVGCLLLKHLYNLGDERIPEYWVRDVYFQYFCGCEFFEHEFPFDPSDFVHFRNRVGEEGIGKIFAYSVQLHGKKLPGQTGFVLSDTTVQENNTTFPTDAKLCKKVIDKCNAIAGSEGIMQRQRYTRESKQLLRDTYNGKHPKRKKRADKAKRRLKTIANIQLRELERSPDIAFGSSGERTEDYILHSTPRLTATS, encoded by the coding sequence ATGTTAGGAAAATTACCGGAAAAAGGACAACGCGATTTGTTTCGCCCGATGCTGAAAGATTTCATCGATATGGGGCATGAACTCGTTCTTTTGGCAGACAAGATCGATTGGTCATATTTTGAGGAAGAATTTACACCTTTGTATTCACAACGAGGTGCGCCAAGCGTTCCCATCCGTTTGATGGTCGGCTGCCTGCTTTTGAAGCACCTGTACAATCTTGGCGATGAGCGTATTCCCGAGTATTGGGTTCGGGATGTTTATTTCCAGTACTTTTGTGGATGCGAGTTCTTCGAACATGAGTTTCCTTTTGATCCGAGCGATTTTGTCCATTTCCGTAACCGTGTGGGAGAAGAAGGGATAGGAAAAATATTCGCTTACAGCGTACAACTTCACGGTAAAAAACTGCCGGGACAAACCGGGTTTGTTCTTTCGGACACTACTGTTCAAGAAAACAACACCACCTTTCCTACCGATGCCAAGCTTTGCAAAAAGGTTATCGACAAGTGCAATGCCATTGCAGGGAGTGAAGGCATCATGCAACGTCAGCGGTACACCCGTGAAAGTAAACAACTGCTGCGAGACACTTACAACGGCAAGCATCCCAAACGTAAGAAACGGGCAGACAAAGCCAAACGTCGCTTGAAAACGATCGCCAATATCCAACTTCGGGAACTTGAACGTTCTCCCGACATCGCCTTCGGCTCGTCGGGAGAACGGACGGAGGATTACATCCTGCATTCTACTCCTCGCCTAACGGCGACATCGTAG
- a CDS encoding IS3 family transposase, with translation MIYLFIKEYNSKQWTIEVMCKVLKVPRSSYYRWLKDPEGKRKRKYMELDEKIRDAYFAARGRNGSPRLAKDLQVSGTPVSRTTVACHMRKMGLRSKLSRRFKVTTDASHNYKVAPNLLNRRFNQNEPVKACVSDLTYIPCKDGFLYLTCVLDLFDRKLIGWSISDHMNASHTVVPAIRMANRNRPFGEGMIFHSDRGIQYACKQTVNLLKSLKLEQSMSGKGNCWDNAVAESFFKTFKSELVYGTKLKTREQMRLHVFEYIESWYNHKRRFSALGNLTIDEFWDQYNLKKELIKNVA, from the coding sequence TTGATCTATCTCTTTATAAAGGAATATAACTCGAAACAATGGACGATCGAGGTGATGTGTAAAGTATTGAAAGTCCCCAGGAGCAGTTATTACCGCTGGCTTAAAGATCCGGAGGGCAAACGTAAGCGCAAATATATGGAGTTGGACGAAAAGATCAGAGATGCCTATTTTGCTGCCAGGGGACGCAATGGAAGCCCCCGGCTGGCAAAGGATTTGCAGGTATCCGGAACTCCTGTCTCGAGAACCACTGTAGCATGCCACATGAGGAAAATGGGCTTGCGCAGCAAACTCTCGAGACGATTCAAAGTGACGACGGATGCCTCTCACAACTATAAGGTTGCTCCAAATCTGCTGAATCGCAGGTTTAATCAGAATGAGCCTGTAAAAGCGTGTGTCTCTGACCTGACCTATATTCCGTGTAAGGATGGATTTCTTTATCTGACCTGTGTGCTGGATCTTTTTGACCGCAAACTGATCGGATGGTCCATAAGCGATCATATGAATGCATCCCATACCGTAGTCCCTGCCATAAGGATGGCCAACAGGAACAGACCTTTTGGAGAAGGAATGATATTTCATTCTGACCGGGGCATCCAATATGCCTGCAAACAAACTGTAAACCTGTTGAAATCCTTGAAGCTGGAGCAAAGTATGAGTGGAAAGGGAAATTGTTGGGATAATGCAGTGGCTGAAAGCTTTTTCAAAACTTTCAAATCTGAATTGGTCTATGGTACCAAACTCAAAACAAGAGAGCAAATGCGCTTGCATGTATTTGAATATATTGAATCCTGGTATAATCATAAAAGGAGATTCTCAGCATTGGGTAACTTAACCATTGATGAATTTTGGGATCAGTATAATCTTAAAAAAGAATTAATTAAAAATGTCGCTTAA
- a CDS encoding transposase has product MRKQRTHFDKAFKENAVKLSLERKNISELAQELGIAPFLLYRWRKEYQQKGEASFPGHGVQSLSEDTKRIAELEKRLGEAETERDILKKALSIISKRDR; this is encoded by the coding sequence ATGAGAAAACAAAGAACCCATTTTGACAAGGCATTCAAAGAGAATGCGGTCAAACTCAGTTTAGAACGCAAGAATATTTCCGAGCTTGCACAGGAATTGGGTATTGCCCCCTTTCTTTTATATCGTTGGCGGAAAGAATACCAGCAGAAAGGAGAAGCCAGTTTCCCCGGACACGGTGTCCAGTCATTAAGTGAAGATACCAAAAGGATTGCTGAACTGGAAAAACGCCTTGGCGAGGCTGAAACGGAGCGGGACATATTAAAAAAAGCTTTGAGCATCATCTCCAAGAGAGATCGTTGA